One Heyndrickxia oleronia genomic window, TATCACGTAAAGTAACATATCTTTACATTAGATACAGTATTTTGTGAGATCAGACTTATGATAGGTAGAAAGCTTTTTAACCTCTATTATCTTCCACGGAAATTCGGTTTTCTTTTCTCCGCGAATGCTTGAAGTGCTTCCACACGATCTTCAGTAGGAATGGTTAGTTCATATGCTTTGCGTTCTATTTCCAATCCTGTATGTAAATCTGCGTTCATTCCATTTTTAATTGCAAATTTTGCCTGCTGAACAGCAATAGGACCATTTGCTAATATTCGATTAGCTAATTCATTTACTTCATTCATGAAAGTATCCCGCTTTACTACTTTTGTAACTACTCCATATTGCAACGCTTCCTCAGCTGTCATTCTTTTAGCAGTTAAAATTAATTCCATTGCTTTTGCTTCACCAATTAAGCGTGGCAAACGTTGCGTACCCCCAGCACCTGGAATAATGGCCAAGCTCGTTTCTGTCAAACCCATTACTGCATCTATTACAGCAACTCGAAAATCACAGGAAAGAGCAAGTTCCATTCCTCCACCAAAAGCGTAACCATTCATTGCAGCAATAGTTGGTTGAGGCAGCTTCTCAATCGCAGCAAATACTTCACCAATTTTATATACATTCCTACGTACTTCCTGCTCGGATAAGGATTTCCGCTCCTTTAGATCAGCACCTACACTAAACGCCCTTTCTCCTGCTCCTTGAAAAATTACAACACGTACATTAGGATTCGTTCTTAATAATTCCACCTCTTTTGCAAGGTCACAAAGTGTTTCATAATTAAATGCATTCATGGCCTCTTCACGATTAATCGTGACATTGGCTACGTAATTTTTTACGTCAACCACAATATTTTCCATTCATATCCCCCCTGTTCCCTAACTAATTTCAACAAATAATGAAGAAAACCTCCTAGGGTAAAATAATCTAAATTTTCTAATAAAATTCAATGGAATTTTTCCATTTGTATAGATTAACAAAAAGCAAAATAAAATACTTAAAAAAATGCAGACCGGAGCCTGCATTTTTATTACTAATTTTGTTTCTGTAAAACTTGTTCCTTTAACGCTTTTCTTAATATTTTTCCAGTTGTATTTTTGGGAAGTTCCTCAAGAAATTCAATCGTTTTTGGAAGTTTATATTTTGCTAGATGCTCCCTGCAATATTCCATTAATTCAGCTTCTGTAAGGCTTTCGTTTTTCGGCACAACAAAGCATTTTACCACTTCTCCCTGTTCTGGATCAGGGGCACCGATAACTGCTGCTTCTACTACCTCTGGATGTTCATACAAGACTTCTTCAACTTCTCTTGGATAAACATTAAATCCACCCACTATGACCATATCTTTTTTACGATCCACAATATAGAAATAGCCCTCTCCGTCCACGCGCGCTAAATCACCTGTGTACAACCAGCCATCACGGAGTGCTGCAGCAGTTTCTTCTGGCATTTTATAATAGCCTTTCATTACATTTGGTCCACGTACAACAAGTTCCCCCACTTGTCCTTCTGGAAGTTCCTCACCAAGTTCATTTACAATTTTATTTTCCACATTGAGAATGGAAGTACCGATTGATCCCGGTTTTCTCGGACGA contains:
- a CDS encoding enoyl-CoA hydratase-related protein yields the protein MENIVVDVKNYVANVTINREEAMNAFNYETLCDLAKEVELLRTNPNVRVVIFQGAGERAFSVGADLKERKSLSEQEVRRNVYKIGEVFAAIEKLPQPTIAAMNGYAFGGGMELALSCDFRVAVIDAVMGLTETSLAIIPGAGGTQRLPRLIGEAKAMELILTAKRMTAEEALQYGVVTKVVKRDTFMNEVNELANRILANGPIAVQQAKFAIKNGMNADLHTGLEIERKAYELTIPTEDRVEALQAFAEKRKPNFRGR